A window of Gossypium raimondii isolate GPD5lz chromosome 7, ASM2569854v1, whole genome shotgun sequence genomic DNA:
GCTTCCACGTGTAAAAGCagtgtgttcttatttttcttattttgctatCATCTTATTGCCATTTTCAAcgtatattataataatataacattaaactattaaaaatagataatattCCTATTTCATACAATCATTTCAGGTTCACTGTTACACTCATTTCTAACTCATCTTTCCCTGTGTTCTCCCTCACTTTTCGTTTCTtcaattaaaagggaaaaaagaaaaaaaatgaatattagATAAACTAGCAAGACGACAGGGACGAAAGAGGCTTCCCTTTTTGACAAGTCATGACACTATTTTTTCACATCTTCCATGCATTAGGGAAGCATCTAAATGTAAAATTGTTCACTATGTAAAATTGTTCACATTCTATATCAAATgattacaaactatttatagattatagttaaccctttaaaacaaaaaaaaaactgaaaaatattaaaatctaataatagCCATAAACCAAtgactcttgacctttcattcTCCTAAATAAAAAACTACTAATTTAAACTCATTAAAAAACATAACTCTTGACTTTTCATTTAACATAACTCTTgacttttcatttaagtttatttaacaaAACTCCCCTGTAAACTTAAATGCTTCTGCCATCCTTCATGCTGATTAATTTCTTGTAGTTGTCAAACAGTACCATCGATAGTAGTTTTGTGAAGATATCTGCGACTTGGTCCCGACTTGCCACATGTACTAATTTCACACTTCCTTTCTTTACATGATCTCGGatgaaatgaaaacaaatgtTAATGTGTTTACTTCTCTCATGATTCACTGGGTTCTTTGCCAACTTAATTGCTGATTTATTGTCAACTCGTATCTCAGTTGCACTGAGTTGTTGTTGCTCCAACTTGCCTAATAAATTTCTGAGCCATATAGCATGACACACATACTAAGATGCTGCCACATATTCAGCTTCACATGTCGAGAGTGTCACGATTAGTTGCTTCTTTGAAAGCCAAGCAAACGTTGTGTTACCCATAAAGAACACATATCTCGATGTACTTTTCTGATCGTTTAAGTCTCTGCACCAATCACTGTCGGAATACCCAATCAACTTGTAATCTTCTATATTTGAATAGAATAACCCAAGTGACACCGTTCCTTGAATGTACCGTAGGATTCTCTTCAACACCTTCCAATGTGAATAAATCGACTCCTCCATGAATCGAATTACAATGCCAACACTTAGCGAAATGTCAGGCCTTATGCAAGTGAGATAGCGAAGGCTTCCCACCAAACTCCAGTATTTACTCGCGTCGACTCGTTCTTCTCCATCGAATTTCGAGAGTTTTATACCTGGTTCCATTGGTGTTGATACCAGGTTGTAATGTGCCATCTTATActtcttcaaaatttcctttGCATATGCCTTCTGTGACACAAAAATACCTGTCTCTTCTTGTCTAACCTCCAAACTAAGGAAATACTTCATTAAACCCAAATCTATCATCTCGAATTCCTATGTCATTTTGCTCTTAAAATCTAGTATCATCTCACCATTGTTCCCCATAAAAATGAGGTCATCGACATAAAGAGCAACAAATAACATATTACCTCCATTCTTTTTCACGTAGAGGGCATGTTCATAAGGACATTGTTTGAACCCGTTCTCCTTGAAGTATGTATCGATACGAGTATTCCATGCCTGCGGTGCTTGCTTCAACCTGTAAAGTGCCTTCTTCAATTTCAACATCTTCTTCTCTTCGCTATTTTTCATGTACCCGAGTGGTTGTTTGATGTAGACTTCTTCTTTGAGCACACCATTCAATAATGCCGACTTGACATCCATTTAAAATATCAGCTATTTAAATTGAGTCGCTTGTGCAAAGAGCAATCGGATTGTCTCTATTCTTACAACGGGAGCAAATACCTCGTCATAATCGATCCCCTCCTTTTGCTTATATCCCTTTGCAACAAGTCGCACCTTGTACCATTCTAACTCGCCTTGAgcattcatctttcttttgaaCACCCACTTCACACCAATGGGCTAACTTCCTTTCGGCAATTCTGTTAACTCCCATGTGTTGTTACGGTCAATTGCTTTAATCTCCTCGTCCATAGTAGTTTGCCACTTCTTGTCTCGCACCGCCTCTTCAAAACTTATATTCTCGAAATCTGCCAAAAGACATACAATATGTACCTCGTTTGTTGAATCATACAAATCTTGCAAACTTCTCATTTTTGGTTGTTGCGGTTCATCTTCATCATCGGTAGTTTCAGAATTTGTCGGTATAATTGTTGTTGTAGCGATTGATAATCCTCCATCTTTGATGATAACCTCCGTTGAGTTATTCCAATCCCACTCGCTTGCTTCATTGAATCGTACATAACGACTTACCACAACTTTTTTACTTATTGGGTCGAGTAGCTTgtatccttttgttttcttatcatacccaataaaaataaacattttgcTTTTGTCTTCGAGCTTCGTTCTTCACTGATCCGGCACATGTGCATAAGCCTCACTACGGAATACTTTGAGATGAGAAACTGATGGTTTTTGTCTGCTCCAAACCTCTTATGGTGTTTGATCATCCAACTTTGCATGTGGACATCGATTTTGCACATAGATGGCACATTGCACAACTTTCGCCCAAAATTCCTTCGGCATCTTCTTGCTCTTGAGCATTGATCAAACCATGTCGAGAACAGTCTGGTTCTTCCTCTCGGCCACACCATTTTGTTGGGGAGAGTACGGTGCGGTTAGGAATCTTCTTATGCCTTGCTCCTCACAATACTCCATGAAAGCCGTCGAAGTATACTCGCCACCTCTATCAGATCGTACAGATTTGATGTGTCTACCAGTTGCTTTTTCCACTATCACTTTGAACTTCTTGAACACCTCGAATGCCTCagatttttctttaagaaaataaacccaagttTTTCGTGAGAAATCAtcgataaaagaaatgaaatacctTTTACCGCTAAAAGATTAGGGGGTGATTGGTCCACATATGTCGGTATGAATAAATTCAAGAAGTTGCTTAGCCAAATATTCTACTTTCTTTTGAAACGAAATTCTCGCATGCTTGCCAAGCACAcattcttaacaaaattttccctcATAGTCCATGTCTGGTAGCCCATGCACCATGTTCTTCTTCGCTAACTCGTTTAGACCACCATAATGTAAGTGGCCAAAATGGAGATGCCACAGCGACGCCTTGTCTTCAACGTCGACTCACAAACATTTTCCTCAAACGCTTTTTAAATTCAACTTGTACATACGATTTCTCTCCATTTCAACTAGAGCGACCAAACGCCCTTCCTTATCTTTCAAGTGTAACACCCGATCTTTCATAAATACCGAATAACCTTTTTCCATGAGTTGCCCCATGCTCAAAATGTTGCTCTTGAGGTCTGGTACGTAATACACATCTTGGATTGACCCAACTAACCCATATTGTTGTAAATAATAAACGGTACCTTGGCCTTTTACCTCAACCTTCGACGCATCTCCAAATGACACATGTCCCGTTTCAACCTTTTGCATCTCTTTGAATAGGTGCTTGTGCCTGCACATATGGTTGCTTGCACCCGTGTCAAGGTACCATACCATGTTGTTGTTGGTGATGACTTCGTTGTGTGCCATCAAGAGAAAATCTTCTTTTGCCTCATCATTTTCCATGGTTAGGTTGGTTGTCTCTTCCACCTTTTTTTAGACGCGATATTCTTTCGCGAAATGTCCCACTTTACCATAATTTTAACACTTATCAGAGTTACAATCCTTCGTATAGTGACCATATTTGCCACACTTGTAGCACTCGACATTAGAATAATTCGACCATCTGCCTCTTCCATGACCATGTCTTCTTTCACGCCAATTTTGTTAGTTTGATTGCTCCTTCTCCTTATAATTCCCTTCTTGACTGCGGCCTTTTCCACTACGACCATTTCCTCAATCTCTACGACCACGGCATCTACCTCGAAAGTTTTAAGAATAGAGAACCTTTTCGTCTTTGAGTGATGCCTTGGTTTGAAGTGCTTGCTCGAATGtctcctctttcttcttcttctcacgCTATTCATGTGCCTCGAGAGAATTGGTGAGTTCATCGACTGTGAGCGTTGCTAGATTCTTTGACTCTTCTATGGTACATACGACATTCTTGACTCTTCTATGGCACATACGACATTCTCGAAACTGTCAATTAATGATCTCAAAATCTTCTTCACAACTCGTGCATCGGTTAACGCTTCTCCGTTTCGATTGAGTTGGTTCACCACGGTTTGAACATGCGTGATGTAGTCGGAGACACCTTCCGATTCCTTCATCTTCATACCTTCCAACTCGCCGCGAAAAGTTTGAAGGCGGACTTGTTTAACTTGGTCAGCTCCTTTGTACACCTTTGCTAAAATGCCCCACACTTCTTTTGAAGTTGTAGCACTTGCAATCTTCTCAAAGCCTGACTCGTCAATAGCTCGGAATAACATGTACAATGCCGCCTTATCTTTCGATCGCATTTCTTTCAAAGCTTGAGCCGCCGTATATCCCTAGTAGTTGTCGGTTCTACGAAACCTTCTTGGAATACCTCCCAACCATCTTAAGACCCGATAAGAGCTTTCATTTGGATGCTCCAATTCTCATAGTTCACCTTTGTTAGTCGAGGCAGTGACACATTACTGGTCACACTctccatagctctgataccaaattgtaaaattgttcACTATGTAAAATTGTTCACATTCTATATCAAATgcttacaaactatttatagattatagttaaccttttaaaacaaaaaaaaaataaaaaatattaaaatctaataatagCCATAAACCAAtgactcttgacctttcattcTCCTAAATAAAAGAATCTTCAAGAAGCTTATAGTGTTGGGCAACTTTCTTCTAAAACTCAAGTTGCTCATATCTCTCACCTCCATAGCCTCCTTTTCTCTGCAGCTTTCTCAGGTGGTATGTCGAGGTACACTACCAGATTTGGAGCTATTAGCCCATTCTCTGGTGCCTTACACCATTCAAAATCAAGTCCTGTAGCAGATGAGAAAGAGACCCCGAAATAAGAGTAACGATCTACTATAAGGGTGGTTCCAGCTTTTAGTTTTGTTTCCATCATTGATCTCTTCTCTCACCGATTTGCACTGAAAAGTGGACGAACTGTGTGGTCATCCAACTATGATTTCTTAATCAAATATGCCGATATCGTATGGTTCCGTTGGTGAATCACCATAACTCGATCAAATACCCCAATCCCTCCAAATACTAAAGTAGCTTTCTACATTGTGAAGTTTTACCACTACGATTTAATAcgaaaattctttttttttttgggttttaaagatagataaaaagaaatttcattatGGAGGGAGTGGGTAATTGGAGGAGAAAGGAGTATGGAAGGTAAGTTGGAATAGACACTAATAGTGAGttggaaaaatttttaatgccGTGTAAATACATTCTTAGTTGTCATTATGTCTTTGGTTAAATACCATAATTGATGTAGTAAagtgtttaaaaatattaatacaaatttcatataaaattggaaataattagaaaattacaattttattcttCTCCAATCTGAATTTTGCTTACATCTCGAATGAATTTAAGaacatatttgaaaaaattttgaccGACGATTGAAATGGTTTGTGAATTCCGAACAACAATAATGGCGAAacctaataaaataacaattacaaCCTAAGAAGTAATAGGTACTTGGGCATGGACTTAGAAACTTGTTATTTGCCAATAGAAATGTTGGCATACTTCCACACTTGAGATATGATACGCATGACAATTTCTATTTGAAGcacttatttataatttaggtAAGTTACTTTTTTACTCAttgccttttaattttttaaagctatttcatgccttttgtttaaaaaaattatttataattttatatgttaaatataaatttgattttaaataaattatttttaagattttacttaattgaattaacttttaatgttataaaattaaaatcaatgactattaaattattaagattaaaatatagttttaaaaagacacatgttaataatatttatcaaatcaaatttatattcttttaaatataataagatttaattacatTCACGGATTAAAGTAGagtaaaagtaaataaaatatcataaaattgaattttaacaattttaacattaaaaaattaatttaacaatagatataaaataaaggcttaatgacaaatttggtCACTAACGctttacatgttttgtcaaaatggccctaattatatttttgagccTTTTTAGCCAtcaatctttgtttttttttttcaatttgctttttttttatcaGATCTGATAAGAGTGTCGTTAAAAGTTATTGGGaatgatgtagaatttcatatgtggaatatttttaatgagagtaatttattacttagttaaccaaataaaataattacatgtgaaaaataataaaataaataaatcatacatgaaattaaaaaataactctcaattaaaaacataaatgtaACTATCGAAAAAACTTAATAGAAAAATCTCTCAATAAACAAATCTATGAAAGATTGAaaccttttgaaaaaaaaagaaagaaagattgaaacctttagaaaaagaaaaaagaaaaattgaaactttGAACCATTTTAAAACCTTGGATCACTAGAAATCTTATTAAGTATTGAAATCAAATCGAAAATACTGAACTTTCAATTAAGAGGCAAGAGAGAAACCCAAAACCTTTTTCTTTGAAGAGGCACATACTGCATTTGGAATTGAGAGATTGAGGCGAAGCAAATGTTAGTGTTTCGTTACTAATCGACTAGGTATTCTAATATTTTGGGTTTAATCTTATGAAATTTGGTGTTTAACTTgattttcatattaatattattgaattagatttaggttttgaaaccctaaattccaaaattcaaaattaaaactagcATTTGGATTGTTTTAGTtcaaaagagagaaaacttgtaatgaaatgaaatataggttagtcaaatgtaccaaaaatgaatttcttgataTTAAGATATGTTATTTGTCTGCTCGTatagaaataatgaaaaaaataaagacgataatcaaattcaaatatatttatagaaCATACTACTTCATGGGTTGGgttgaaaatttaaagatacCGTCTTTAGTTCTTAAAAGCCAAAGACGCATCTCTATATTAAATTTCACATCATTCCCGCTAACTTTTTTAACGGTACTTTTATAAAatctgttaaaaaaatcaaattgaaaaaaagaacaaaggttgatggctaaaaaagactaaaaaatacaattatggccattttgacaaaacatgtaaacattAGTGACCAAAATTGttattaaacctaaaataaataacctataataaattattaataatgttatttaaattataatatatattacaaatttatttgttatttaaaattgaataccattgatataattgattttaagttatttattataattacattatttttaatatattaaggAATTGTtaagaaattcattaaatattataaatttaatatatagagAATATAATACTTATAATAGTATAAAGTGGAAAGAGCTAGAAATAGTTGGAGGGAGTAGAtgcatcttttattatttcccaTTAAAACCCCCCACCAAACCTCTTCTTTATATATtaaagatcaaaaataaattattcataaacCATGCTTTGTCATTTGTCTCTTAAtttgccaaaattttatttcctttaaactGTGAATTTCATCTGCTTGCagacagagagagagagagagagcagtGCAGTGAAGGTGAAATGTTTTTCGGTAGTACTCCAGTTCTTCTTTGGCTCTTCTTCTTATCTTTATCTCCATTGACCAAAGCTAAAGTTCCAGCCATCATAGTGTTCGGAGACTCCTCCGTGGATTCGGGCAACAACAACCTGATCTCGACGGTTTTGAAGAGCAATTTTCAGCCTTACGGTCGTGATTTTTATGGGGGTCAACCAACTGGACGCTTCTGCAATGGCCGAATCCCTCCCGATTTCATCTCCGCAGCTTTTGGACTGAAACCCGCCATCCCAGCTTACTTGGATCCTGCTTATAATATATCGGATTTCGCCACTGGTGTTTGCTTTGCTTCTGCTGGAACTGGCTACGACAATGCAACCTCCAAAGTGCTTGTAAGATGAAAAAGCCACTACACCTATATATAAACATGCCCCAGAAGAAGCtaattattgaatatttgttcCCTTTTACGGTTTTTGCAGAATGTGATACCACTATGGAAGGAATTAGAGTATTACAAAGAATACCAGCGAAAGCTGAGAAGCTACGTCGGTGAAAATAAGGCAAATGAGATTCTGAGAGAGGCCTTGTATCTAATGAGCTTAGGGACGAATGATTTCCTAGAAAATTACTACGTTTTCCCCACCCGAAAATCCCAGTTCTCAGTGAGGCAATACCAGGATTTCCTGCTAGGACTGGGCGAAAACTTCGTAAGGGAACTCCACGCTCTAGGTGTCCGGAAAATATCCATCACCGGCCTTCCTCCGATGGGGTGTTTGCCGCTGGAGAGGGCCACCAATATCCTGGGCCAAAACGACTGTGTACCCGAATACAACAATGTGGCATCCGGATTCAACAGGAAACTGGAAGGCTTGGTTGCAAAACTAAACAAGGAGCTTCCTGGAATGCGAATGGTGTCTGCACCTGCCTATGACATTTTCTATCAGATTATTACCAGACCTTCTCTCTTCGGTAAGTTTCTCTTTTGCTGCATTTTGCTTCGTTGGACCACTTTGCAGagtttttttgaattaattaaatcaattaaaacaaaactaagTAGAAGTAGAAAATTTTCAGTAGCTTTTATCTGCAACTCATCAACTCTTAAGGTGTTAGGACCATAATAGCTCAACCAGGGCGGTAATCGGGGTGCATGCGTTGCAGGGACCTCaaacattaattatttcaattttactaaaacCTAATTTATGACTGAAGGGATGTatagattatatttatttaatttatatgatgtgatttttaattttatctattttttgataaacagttacgataaataaataaattaaatttataaaaaaataaagttaaatagATGAAACCATTGATGCTAAACAGTTGTCATCTAAGAGACCGGGGAAAGCTTTTAAtgaatgttttcttttccttgtctGAAAATGTATTTATTCTATTAGCATATTGTAATCAGCAATTATGAATGTTACTCAATAAGAAGAAGATAAATGCTGGTTGGTTTTAAGTGTTATAATGAAATATTGTATAAGAAATCGGTAATTACACAAAGATCTCTACTTGGAAGCATTTAATGTGATGGGACAATGACTCTATCTTCACAGACTCTGTCGTTATGAGTAGCTCTCttatcatttatcaaatataaaattggattttaaaaaatgggtgtTTGGAATGTGGAATTGTAGGGTTTGAGGTGACGGGAGTGGCATGTTGTTCGACGGGGACATTCGAAATGAGTTACCTATGCAATCAGTATAATCCATTTACATGCAGTGATGccaataaatatgtattttgggATGCTTTCCATCCCACtgaaaaaactaa
This region includes:
- the LOC105802614 gene encoding GDSL esterase/lipase At2g42990, translated to MFFGSTPVLLWLFFLSLSPLTKAKVPAIIVFGDSSVDSGNNNLISTVLKSNFQPYGRDFYGGQPTGRFCNGRIPPDFISAAFGLKPAIPAYLDPAYNISDFATGVCFASAGTGYDNATSKVLNVIPLWKELEYYKEYQRKLRSYVGENKANEILREALYLMSLGTNDFLENYYVFPTRKSQFSVRQYQDFLLGLGENFVRELHALGVRKISITGLPPMGCLPLERATNILGQNDCVPEYNNVASGFNRKLEGLVAKLNKELPGMRMVSAPAYDIFYQIITRPSLFGFEVTGVACCSTGTFEMSYLCNQYNPFTCSDANKYVFWDAFHPTEKTNKIISDHLIPLLLAMFSH